From Zingiber officinale cultivar Zhangliang chromosome 5B, Zo_v1.1, whole genome shotgun sequence, the proteins below share one genomic window:
- the LOC121986557 gene encoding uncharacterized protein LOC121986557: MDEGDKDVNTGGFCSHGVKDDDDRRSESSSFYGDSNDILSSMSSDLADDATYSSPNSSSLPSFDMSSLSVSLEAKIPVKRGLSRFYEGKSKSFRCLSEVRCIEDLAKQETPSGKRLKASGEYGFDSTQNRCNEPIFNGRTISKKTTSKGSSVLWQARRNRNGGLPSSTKNAQPASAREPAVLKMDNTFAITD; this comes from the exons ATGGACGAAGGTGATAAGGATGTTAATACCGGCGGTTTCTGCTCGCACGGAGTCAAGGATGACGATGATCGGAGGAGCGAGTCTTCTTCGTTTTACGGCGATTCCAACGACATCCTGTCGTCGATGTCGTCGGATCTCGCAGACGACGCGACCTACTCGTCTCCGAACTCATCGTCGCTGCCTTCTTTTGACATGTCGTCGCTGTCGGTGTCGCTCGAGGCTAAGATCCCGGTCAA AAGAGGGCTGTCCAGGTTTTACGAGGGGAAATCAAAATCTTTCAGATGTCTGTCTGAGGTTCGATGCATTGAAGATCTTGCAAAACAGGAGACTCCCAGCGGAAAGAGGTTGAAGGCATCTGGAGAGTATGGGTTCGATTCGACGCAAAACCGGTGCAACGAACCAATATTCAATGGCAGGACAATATCGAAGAAGACGACATCGAAGGGTTCATCTGTCTTGTGGCAAGCGAGGAGGAACAGAAATGGTGGTTTACCAAGCAGCACTAAAAATGCCCAGCCTGCCTCTGCACGTGAACCTGCAGTACTGAAGATGGACAATACGTTTGCAATAACAGATTAG